One Streptomyces sp. NBC_00102 DNA segment encodes these proteins:
- a CDS encoding sugar ABC transporter substrate-binding protein, which yields MTISKKSRGRAAAAVSLTAMLALTATACGDDGSSSGTEGSGKGEITFWDNNGGPRTEIWTEIIKDFEKENPDIKVKYVPIPIADVQSKYDTAIAGGGLPDVGGVGTAYLANIVSQEALEPVQDRIEKSSLKGKLVEGMVASVKDAGGRGDDMYSVPTSANNGTLWYRTDLFQAAGLDAPSTWAKFYEAADKLTDSKNNKFGYTIRGGAGSIAQALDAAYGQSGITDFWNGDTTTVNDPKNVAALEKYVGLFKKATPSADVNNDFTKMVAQWDTGTIGMLSHNLGSYQDHVKALGNDKFAGIPNPIGDSGTRVQVSNPVDGLGLFRSSKNKTAAWKFIEFAASHTSNSKWNESAGAIPANTDAAQDSWITASEPTALAAKALTDGSTKIVNLPYYLPDWNNISKADNEPEFQKLLLGKISAKDFLDKIAGELNAAQKEWKELGNG from the coding sequence ATGACCATTTCCAAGAAGTCCCGGGGGCGCGCCGCGGCAGCGGTCTCGCTGACCGCCATGCTCGCCCTGACGGCCACCGCGTGCGGTGACGACGGCAGCAGCTCCGGCACCGAGGGCAGCGGCAAGGGCGAGATCACCTTCTGGGACAACAACGGCGGCCCGCGCACCGAGATCTGGACCGAGATCATCAAGGATTTCGAGAAGGAGAACCCGGACATCAAGGTCAAGTACGTCCCGATCCCGATCGCCGACGTGCAGTCCAAGTACGACACCGCCATCGCGGGCGGCGGCCTGCCGGACGTCGGCGGCGTCGGTACGGCCTACCTCGCCAACATCGTCTCGCAGGAGGCGCTGGAGCCGGTCCAGGACCGGATCGAGAAGTCCTCGCTGAAGGGCAAGCTCGTCGAGGGCATGGTCGCGAGCGTCAAGGACGCCGGCGGCCGGGGCGACGACATGTACTCCGTGCCGACCTCCGCGAACAACGGAACCCTCTGGTACAGAACCGACCTGTTCCAGGCCGCCGGTCTGGACGCACCCTCCACCTGGGCGAAGTTCTACGAGGCGGCCGACAAGCTGACCGACTCCAAGAACAACAAGTTCGGCTACACCATCAGAGGCGGGGCGGGCTCCATCGCCCAGGCTCTGGACGCCGCCTACGGCCAGTCGGGCATCACGGATTTCTGGAACGGCGACACCACCACGGTCAACGACCCCAAGAACGTCGCCGCGCTGGAGAAGTACGTCGGCCTCTTCAAGAAGGCGACCCCGTCCGCCGACGTCAACAACGACTTCACCAAGATGGTCGCGCAGTGGGACACCGGCACCATCGGCATGCTGAGCCACAACCTCGGCTCCTACCAGGACCACGTGAAGGCGCTCGGCAACGACAAGTTCGCCGGCATCCCCAACCCGATCGGTGACAGCGGCACCCGCGTCCAGGTCTCCAACCCGGTCGACGGGCTCGGCCTCTTCCGCAGCAGCAAGAACAAGACCGCCGCCTGGAAGTTCATCGAGTTCGCCGCCTCCCACACCTCCAACAGCAAGTGGAACGAGTCGGCCGGCGCCATCCCCGCCAACACCGACGCGGCGCAGGACTCCTGGATCACCGCCTCCGAGCCGACCGCGCTCGCGGCCAAGGCTCTCACCGACGGTTCCACCAAGATCGTGAACCTGCCCTACTACCTGCCCGACTGGAACAACATCTCCAAGGCCGACAACGAGCCCGAGTTCCAGAAGCTGCTGCTCGGCAAGATCTCCGCGAAGGACTTCCTGGACAAGATCGCCGGCGAGCTGAACGCGGCGCAGAAGGAGTGGAAGGAGCTGGGCAACGGCTGA
- a CDS encoding penicillin-binding protein 2, whose amino-acid sequence MNKTIRRASVFCLLLVLALLVRATWVQVYDAKALADNDNNRRNTIAQYAQPLGDIIVAGSPVTGSQRTESGDLAYKRTYTDGELYAAVTGYGSQAYGSTQLEGIYGSVLDGTDDRLKNPADVVTGKQAAPGDVLTTIDPDVQKAAYEALGDDKGAAVAMDPKTGRILGMVSTPSYDPSTISGTTDGDAWQKLLDDPDKALVNRALRQPLAPGSTFKLVVASAALENGLYDSVDQATDSPDPFTLPGTTTVLKNESASAPCENATLRTALQYSCNNVFAKVASDLGQEKLRAMAEKFGFNTEKLDVPVRASASVYPEKMDSAQTALTGIGQFEVTATPMQMAMVSAALANGGELAAPHMVSSVTDSEGSALQEYADGDTERVVSESTAAQLRSAMVTVVEDGTGTNARIDGAEVGGKTGTAQNGVGNENTPYAWFTSYAKDDSSGKEVAVAVVVEDSGAARSEVSGNGLAAPVARKMMEAALAG is encoded by the coding sequence ATGAACAAAACGATCAGGCGTGCCTCGGTCTTCTGTCTGCTCCTGGTCCTCGCGCTGCTGGTGCGGGCGACCTGGGTGCAGGTGTACGACGCGAAGGCACTCGCGGACAACGACAACAACCGGCGGAACACCATCGCGCAGTACGCGCAGCCGCTCGGTGACATCATCGTGGCCGGCTCCCCGGTCACCGGATCGCAGAGGACGGAGAGCGGAGATCTCGCGTACAAGCGCACCTACACGGACGGAGAGCTCTACGCCGCCGTCACCGGATACGGCTCGCAGGCGTACGGCTCCACCCAGCTGGAGGGCATCTACGGCTCGGTGCTCGACGGCACCGACGACCGGCTGAAGAACCCGGCCGACGTCGTCACCGGCAAGCAGGCGGCCCCGGGCGACGTGCTGACCACGATCGACCCGGACGTGCAGAAGGCCGCCTACGAGGCGCTCGGCGACGACAAGGGCGCGGCGGTCGCGATGGACCCGAAGACCGGCCGCATCCTCGGCATGGTCTCCACCCCCTCGTACGACCCGTCGACGATCAGCGGGACGACGGATGGGGATGCCTGGCAGAAGCTGCTGGACGACCCCGACAAGGCGCTGGTCAACCGTGCCCTGCGGCAGCCGCTGGCGCCGGGTTCGACGTTCAAGCTGGTGGTGGCCTCGGCGGCGCTGGAGAACGGCCTCTACGACTCCGTGGACCAGGCCACGGACAGCCCCGATCCCTTCACCCTGCCGGGCACCACGACGGTACTGAAGAACGAGAGCGCCTCGGCCCCCTGCGAGAACGCCACCCTGCGCACGGCGCTCCAGTACTCCTGCAACAACGTCTTCGCCAAGGTGGCGTCCGACCTCGGTCAGGAGAAGCTGCGGGCGATGGCGGAGAAGTTCGGGTTCAACACCGAGAAGCTCGACGTGCCGGTGCGCGCCTCGGCGAGCGTGTACCCGGAGAAGATGGACAGCGCGCAGACCGCGCTCACCGGCATCGGCCAGTTCGAGGTGACGGCCACCCCGATGCAGATGGCGATGGTCTCCGCGGCCCTCGCCAACGGCGGCGAGCTGGCCGCGCCGCACATGGTCTCCTCGGTGACGGACTCCGAGGGGTCGGCGCTCCAGGAGTACGCGGACGGCGACACCGAGCGGGTGGTGTCGGAGTCGACCGCCGCCCAGTTGCGCAGCGCGATGGTGACGGTGGTCGAGGACGGTACGGGCACCAACGCGCGGATCGACGGCGCCGAGGTGGGCGGCAAGACGGGGACGGCCCAGAACGGCGTGGGCAACGAGAACACCCCGTACGCCTGGTTCACCTCGTACGCCAAGGACGACTCCTCCGGCAAGGAGGTGGCGGTCGCCGTGGTCGTGGAGGACTCGGGGGCGGCTCGTTCCGAGGTCAGCGGCAACGGTCTGGCGGCGCCGGTCGCCAGGAAGATGATGGAGGCGGCGCTCGCGGGGTGA
- a CDS encoding IclR family transcriptional regulator, with protein sequence MSAAESGGAQVKSAVRTVELLEYFAGRPGMHSLAAVQEAVGYPKSSLYMLLRTLVELGWVETDATGTRYGIGVRALLVGTSYIDGDEVVAAARPTLDRLSDDTTETIHLARLDGTNVVYLATRQSQHYLRPFTRVGRRLPAHSTSLGKALLATYSDEQVRKLLPETLPALTEHTLTDRERLIEELHTIREQGYAVDREENTLGLRCFGVAIPYRTPSRDAISCSVPVARLTPAHEQTVKDALFDARDRLTLATRRL encoded by the coding sequence ATGTCGGCTGCCGAGTCTGGTGGGGCGCAGGTCAAGTCCGCGGTACGGACGGTGGAGCTCCTCGAATACTTCGCGGGGCGCCCCGGGATGCACTCCCTCGCCGCCGTGCAGGAGGCGGTGGGCTACCCCAAGTCCAGCCTCTACATGCTGCTGCGCACCCTGGTGGAGCTCGGCTGGGTGGAGACCGACGCCACCGGCACCCGGTACGGCATCGGGGTGCGCGCGCTGCTGGTCGGCACCTCGTACATCGACGGCGACGAGGTGGTGGCCGCCGCCCGGCCCACGCTCGACCGGCTCTCCGACGACACCACGGAGACCATCCACCTGGCCCGGCTCGACGGCACCAACGTGGTCTACCTCGCCACCCGGCAGTCCCAGCACTACCTGCGCCCCTTCACCCGCGTCGGCCGCCGGCTGCCCGCCCACTCCACCTCGCTGGGCAAGGCGCTGCTGGCCACCTACAGCGACGAGCAGGTGCGCAAGCTGCTGCCCGAGACGCTGCCCGCGCTGACCGAGCACACCCTGACCGACCGCGAGCGGCTCATCGAGGAGCTGCACACCATCCGCGAGCAGGGGTACGCGGTGGACCGCGAGGAGAACACGCTGGGGCTGCGCTGTTTCGGCGTGGCGATCCCGTACCGGACGCCCTCGCGCGACGCGATCAGCTGCTCGGTGCCGGTCGCCCGGCTCACCCCCGCCCACGAGCAGACGGTGAAGGACGCCCTCTTCGACGCCCGCGACCGCCTGACGCTGGCGACCCGCCGGCTCTGA
- a CDS encoding pectinesterase family protein, translating to MTHLRTSRTRGSTLAAVLALAGAFLLPASPAAEAAQASAPATAGPGPSGAHSTWADTPHGFASLAGGTTGGAGGPVVTVTNQADLARYAGADGPYVIRVAGSLAVEPFGHDVDVTSDKTIVGVGDTAEIVHGELHLDPGTHNVIIRNLTIRDSYVEGDWDGKTTDFDAIQMDTADHVWIDHNRFTHMGDGLLDIRKDSRYITVSYNQFAQHNKAFGIGWTTNVSTEITVDHNWFTGTKQRNPSADNCAYAHLYNNYVSAQVADGDPVWTYGNWARGATKMVIENSYFRDVQHPYQADATAQLVQRGSILKNTTGRTDTWGAAFDPRAFYPYRLDRAADVPGIVTRDSGPQRDIGTDTVLRVPADYPTVQAAVDAVPQGNDGRITVRLAPGTYREHVRIGKNQPYVSLVGTGERRSDTLIVFDTPQGELKPDGTTQGSTGSATVLVEGHDFTAENLTFSNDFDEAAVEISGEQALAVKTTGDRLTFRNTAFLGNQDTLMTDTPALTQKARVYITGSYVEGDVDFLYGRATTVVEKSVIKALSRGSDTNNGYITAASTWKENPYGILITRSRIISDAPADTFHLGRPWHPSGNPDAIGQVLIRETSLPAAVKASPWSDMSGFPWREARFSEYRTYGPGAAATPDRPQMSPADAALHEVGNYLAGEDGWAPHRRR from the coding sequence ATGACGCACCTCCGTACCTCGCGCACCCGAGGAAGCACGCTCGCAGCCGTGCTCGCCCTGGCCGGGGCGTTCCTCCTGCCCGCGAGCCCGGCCGCCGAGGCCGCCCAGGCATCCGCCCCCGCGACGGCGGGCCCGGGACCGTCCGGTGCGCACAGCACCTGGGCCGACACCCCGCACGGCTTCGCCTCGCTGGCCGGAGGCACGACCGGTGGCGCGGGAGGACCGGTCGTCACCGTCACCAACCAGGCCGATCTGGCGAGGTACGCGGGCGCCGACGGGCCGTACGTCATCCGGGTCGCCGGCTCGCTGGCCGTGGAGCCCTTCGGTCACGACGTCGACGTGACCTCCGACAAGACCATCGTCGGCGTCGGGGACACCGCCGAGATCGTCCACGGCGAACTCCACCTCGATCCCGGTACCCACAACGTGATCATCCGCAACCTCACCATCCGCGACAGCTACGTCGAGGGCGACTGGGACGGGAAGACCACGGACTTCGACGCCATCCAGATGGACACCGCCGACCATGTCTGGATCGACCACAACCGCTTCACGCACATGGGCGACGGACTGCTCGACATCCGCAAGGACAGCCGGTACATCACCGTCTCGTACAACCAGTTCGCCCAGCACAACAAGGCGTTCGGGATCGGCTGGACGACGAACGTCAGCACCGAGATCACCGTCGACCACAACTGGTTCACCGGGACCAAACAGCGCAACCCCTCCGCCGACAACTGCGCCTACGCCCACCTCTACAACAACTACGTCTCCGCGCAGGTCGCGGACGGCGACCCGGTGTGGACGTACGGCAACTGGGCGCGCGGCGCGACGAAGATGGTCATCGAGAACAGCTACTTCCGGGACGTCCAGCACCCCTACCAGGCGGACGCCACCGCCCAACTCGTCCAGCGCGGCTCGATCCTGAAGAACACCACGGGCCGCACCGACACCTGGGGCGCCGCCTTCGACCCGCGCGCGTTCTATCCGTACCGCCTGGACCGCGCGGCCGACGTCCCCGGGATCGTCACCCGCGACTCCGGCCCGCAGCGGGACATCGGCACCGACACCGTGCTGCGTGTGCCGGCCGACTACCCCACCGTGCAGGCCGCCGTCGACGCCGTACCGCAGGGCAACGACGGCCGGATCACCGTGCGCCTGGCGCCCGGCACGTACCGGGAACACGTCCGGATCGGCAAGAACCAGCCGTACGTCTCCCTCGTCGGCACCGGCGAGCGGCGCTCCGACACCCTGATCGTCTTCGACACCCCGCAGGGCGAACTCAAGCCGGACGGCACCACCCAGGGCTCCACCGGCAGCGCCACCGTCCTGGTGGAGGGCCACGACTTCACGGCCGAGAATCTCACCTTCTCCAACGACTTCGACGAGGCCGCCGTGGAGATCAGCGGCGAGCAGGCGCTCGCGGTCAAGACCACCGGCGACCGGCTGACCTTCAGGAACACCGCCTTCCTCGGCAACCAGGACACCCTGATGACCGACACCCCGGCACTCACCCAGAAGGCGCGCGTCTACATCACCGGCTCCTACGTCGAGGGCGACGTCGACTTCCTCTACGGCCGTGCCACCACCGTCGTCGAGAAGTCCGTGATCAAGGCGCTCAGCCGCGGATCGGACACCAACAACGGCTACATCACGGCGGCTTCGACCTGGAAGGAGAACCCGTACGGCATCCTGATCACCCGCAGCCGGATCATCAGCGACGCCCCCGCGGACACCTTCCACCTCGGCCGCCCCTGGCACCCGAGCGGCAACCCGGACGCGATCGGCCAGGTGCTGATCCGCGAGACGTCGCTGCCCGCCGCCGTCAAGGCGAGCCCCTGGTCCGACATGAGCGGCTTCCCCTGGCGGGAAGCCCGGTTCAGCGAGTACCGGACCTACGGTCCCGGCGCCGCAGCCACCCCGGACCGCCCCCAGATGTCCCCGGCCGACGCCGCGCTCCACGAGGTGGGCAACTACCTCGCGGGCGAGGACGGCTGGGCACCGCACCGCCGGCGCTGA
- a CDS encoding polysaccharide lyase family 1 protein, giving the protein MPARMRHVRAITVVMGCASLALAVSLPAQAASRPHSKGIERAVLPAHDGWASADGSTTGGSAATRDHIYTVTNRAELIAAFEDAGDAPKIVKIAGTVHGNSDVNGTPIGCEDYYTDGYTLDKYLAAYDPAVWGTDAVPSGPLEDARAASAALQAAAVNVNVPSNTTLIGVGDDATVIGASLQIKGVSNVIVRNLSFEDTYDCFPQWDPTDTDTGAWNSEYDNLVVYGSDHVWVDHNTFSDGDRPDSAQPHYFGTVYQQHDGLFDIVRGADLVTVSWNVLKDHDKTMLIGNSDSAGATDRGKLRVTLHHNLFQNLKERAPRVRFGQVDSYNNHFVSTAGSPYGYSYGIGIESQLVAEHNAFTLSADHDPALILKKWKESPLTAGDNYVNGKKTDLIAVHNAGVPAEQLASGAGWTPVLRTKVDSPRAVPAIVDREAGAGGHC; this is encoded by the coding sequence ATGCCCGCACGCATGCGTCACGTCCGTGCCATCACCGTGGTGATGGGCTGCGCCTCCCTGGCCCTCGCGGTGTCGCTGCCCGCCCAGGCCGCCTCCCGGCCGCACTCGAAGGGGATCGAGCGCGCCGTTCTGCCCGCCCACGACGGCTGGGCCTCCGCGGACGGCTCGACCACCGGCGGTTCGGCGGCCACCCGCGACCACATCTACACGGTCACCAACCGCGCGGAGCTGATCGCCGCGTTCGAGGACGCCGGTGACGCCCCCAAGATCGTCAAGATCGCCGGGACCGTCCACGGCAACTCCGACGTGAACGGCACCCCCATCGGCTGCGAGGACTACTACACCGACGGTTACACCCTGGACAAGTACCTCGCCGCCTACGACCCGGCCGTCTGGGGCACCGACGCCGTTCCCAGCGGCCCGCTGGAGGACGCCCGCGCCGCCTCCGCCGCACTCCAGGCGGCGGCCGTCAACGTCAACGTCCCCTCGAACACCACCCTGATCGGCGTCGGCGACGACGCCACCGTCATCGGGGCCAGCCTCCAGATCAAGGGCGTCTCGAACGTCATCGTCCGCAACCTGAGCTTCGAGGACACCTACGACTGCTTCCCGCAGTGGGACCCGACCGACACCGACACCGGGGCCTGGAACTCGGAGTACGACAACCTCGTGGTCTACGGCTCCGACCACGTCTGGGTCGACCACAACACCTTCAGCGACGGCGACCGCCCCGACTCGGCCCAGCCGCACTATTTCGGCACGGTCTACCAGCAGCACGACGGGCTCTTCGACATCGTGCGCGGCGCCGACCTGGTCACCGTCTCGTGGAACGTCCTCAAGGACCACGACAAGACGATGCTCATCGGCAACAGCGACAGCGCGGGCGCGACCGACCGGGGCAAGCTCCGGGTGACCCTGCACCACAACCTCTTCCAGAACCTGAAGGAGCGCGCCCCGCGCGTCCGCTTCGGCCAGGTCGACTCGTACAACAACCACTTCGTGTCCACGGCCGGCAGCCCGTACGGCTACTCCTACGGCATCGGCATCGAGTCCCAGCTCGTCGCCGAGCACAACGCGTTCACGCTCTCGGCGGACCACGACCCGGCGCTCATCCTGAAGAAGTGGAAGGAGTCCCCGCTGACGGCCGGCGACAACTACGTCAACGGGAAGAAGACCGACCTGATCGCCGTGCACAACGCGGGTGTCCCGGCCGAGCAGCTCGCCTCGGGCGCCGGCTGGACCCCGGTCCTGCGGACCAAGGTCGACTCGCCGCGTGCCGTCCCGGCGATCGTGGACCGTGAGGCCGGAGCCGGCGGCCACTGCTGA
- a CDS encoding glycoside hydrolase domain-containing protein: MSRHRLSKKGRYIAWGTAAAVAVVGSGIVAQTSMAATAWPAQKTFTGQAFDTCTAPSLAAMKAWKADKFYGGAAVYIGGKNRGCAQPNLTSSWVKSVNSTGWKLIPIYVGAQPPCQKSASPEKLTAATATSLGVKDGNDAVAKAAALGMKAGSPIYLDVEPYTITDKACNDAVLAYTRSFTKTLRAKTYRAGFYGFSSSSAKAVATATNKTDLPGNLWYALWDGKSTTTTDWPWAKTLYTDHSRGHQYQVNSKEKRGGYTLTVDRDAWDAPVAIVG, translated from the coding sequence TTGTCCAGACACCGGTTGTCCAAGAAGGGCCGCTACATCGCCTGGGGGACTGCGGCGGCGGTCGCCGTCGTGGGGTCCGGGATCGTGGCCCAGACGTCGATGGCCGCCACCGCGTGGCCCGCGCAGAAGACCTTCACGGGGCAGGCCTTCGACACCTGCACCGCGCCGTCGCTCGCCGCGATGAAGGCGTGGAAGGCCGACAAGTTCTACGGCGGAGCCGCCGTCTACATCGGCGGCAAGAACCGGGGCTGCGCGCAGCCCAACCTGACCTCGTCGTGGGTGAAGTCGGTCAACTCGACCGGCTGGAAGCTCATCCCGATCTACGTGGGTGCCCAGCCGCCCTGTCAGAAGAGCGCGAGCCCGGAGAAGCTGACCGCCGCCACGGCGACCTCGCTCGGGGTCAAGGACGGCAACGACGCGGTGGCCAAGGCCGCGGCGCTCGGGATGAAGGCCGGCAGCCCGATCTACCTCGACGTCGAGCCGTACACGATCACGGACAAGGCCTGCAACGACGCGGTGCTGGCGTACACGCGCTCGTTCACCAAGACCCTGCGCGCCAAGACCTACCGGGCCGGGTTCTACGGCTTCAGCAGCTCCAGCGCCAAGGCCGTCGCCACGGCGACGAACAAGACCGACCTGCCGGGCAACCTCTGGTACGCGCTCTGGGACGGCAAGTCCACCACCACGACCGACTGGCCGTGGGCCAAGACGCTGTACACCGACCACAGCCGCGGCCACCAGTACCAGGTCAACAGCAAGGAGAAGCGCGGCGGTTACACCCTCACCGTCGACCGCGACGCCTGGGACGCCCCGGTCGCCATCGTTGGCTGA
- a CDS encoding SigE family RNA polymerase sigma factor: MGTVVDAAAAAEFHQFFEAHYAELARLAHLLTGEADAADDLAADAMMALWHRWDRMREADHPVAYARGVVTNLARTRIRGAVRERRRIALFWAPRSGGGDGFAVEDPDVTTVVDVQEALRRLPFRKRACVVLRHAFDLSERDTSLVLGISVGTVKSQTSRGLAELQRLLGPGAGPAPARVAVAGQPGGGRH, from the coding sequence GTGGGCACTGTGGTCGACGCTGCCGCTGCCGCCGAGTTCCATCAGTTCTTCGAGGCGCACTACGCCGAACTGGCGCGTCTCGCCCACTTGTTGACAGGCGAGGCGGATGCGGCCGATGATCTGGCCGCTGACGCCATGATGGCCCTCTGGCACCGTTGGGACCGGATGAGGGAGGCGGATCACCCCGTCGCGTACGCCCGCGGAGTCGTCACCAACCTCGCCCGTACCCGGATTCGCGGCGCGGTGCGCGAGCGTCGCAGGATCGCCCTGTTCTGGGCGCCGCGCTCCGGGGGCGGCGACGGGTTCGCCGTGGAGGATCCCGACGTGACCACCGTGGTGGACGTCCAGGAGGCCCTGCGTAGGCTGCCGTTCAGGAAACGGGCCTGCGTCGTGCTGCGGCATGCGTTCGACCTGTCCGAGCGGGACACCTCGTTGGTCCTCGGGATCTCGGTCGGTACGGTGAAGAGCCAGACCTCCCGCGGCTTGGCGGAGTTGCAGCGACTGCTGGGCCCCGGGGCGGGACCGGCCCCGGCGCGGGTGGCCGTGGCGGGGCAGCCCGGCGGAGGAAGGCACTGA
- a CDS encoding NCS2 family permease — translation MPEAPQAPQAPEEPQAPQAPGKPGAPDAAPSGTGGNALDRWFAITARGSSLGREIRGGFATFFTMAYILVLNPIILGSAEDKFGAHLSTPQLVTVTALVAAVMTAIMGLGGNLPLAIAAGLGLNAVVAFQIAPLMSWPDAMGLVVLEGLIICVLVVTGLREAVMRAIPPALKQAISVGIGLFIAFIGFVDAGFVTRIPGETGSTPVQLGSTGHLTGWPVLVFCVGVLLTVALMVRKVKGAILISIVVSTVLAIVVNEIADIAPAAWGLTVPSVPDDLVAAPDFGLVGSFSLFGAFQQVGVVTIVLLIFTLILSDFFDTMGTVVGVSQEAGLLDENGDVPNIGRVLLIDGAAAAVGGAASASSNTAYIESAAGVGEGARTGFASLVTGALFAVALFLTPLATVVPAQAAAPALIAVGFLLMSQVRHIEWESYEIAIPAFLTIAVMPFTYSITNGIGAGFLAYVVIKAALGKAREVHWLLWATSALFLVYFAIDPIEQLLGVK, via the coding sequence ATGCCTGAAGCACCACAAGCACCACAAGCCCCCGAAGAGCCGCAGGCACCGCAGGCACCGGGGAAGCCGGGGGCGCCGGACGCCGCACCGTCCGGCACCGGCGGGAACGCGCTGGACCGTTGGTTCGCCATCACCGCGCGCGGATCGAGCCTCGGCCGCGAGATACGCGGCGGCTTCGCGACCTTCTTCACGATGGCCTACATCCTGGTCCTCAACCCGATCATCCTCGGCTCGGCCGAGGACAAGTTCGGCGCCCACCTCTCCACGCCCCAACTCGTCACCGTCACCGCGCTGGTGGCCGCCGTGATGACCGCGATCATGGGGCTCGGCGGCAACCTCCCGCTCGCCATCGCCGCGGGCCTCGGCCTCAACGCGGTCGTCGCGTTCCAGATCGCCCCGCTGATGAGCTGGCCCGACGCGATGGGCCTGGTCGTCCTCGAAGGGCTCATCATCTGCGTCCTGGTCGTCACCGGGCTGCGCGAGGCCGTGATGCGGGCGATCCCGCCCGCCCTCAAGCAGGCCATCAGCGTCGGCATCGGGCTCTTCATCGCCTTCATCGGGTTCGTCGACGCCGGGTTCGTCACCCGCATCCCCGGCGAGACCGGCTCGACCCCCGTGCAGCTCGGGTCGACCGGACACCTCACCGGCTGGCCGGTGCTGGTCTTCTGCGTCGGTGTGCTGCTCACCGTCGCCCTGATGGTCCGCAAGGTGAAGGGCGCGATCCTCATCAGCATCGTGGTCAGCACCGTGCTGGCGATCGTCGTCAACGAGATCGCCGACATCGCGCCGGCCGCCTGGGGCCTGACCGTCCCCTCGGTCCCCGACGACCTCGTCGCGGCCCCCGACTTCGGGCTCGTCGGCTCCTTCAGCCTCTTCGGCGCTTTCCAGCAGGTCGGCGTGGTCACCATCGTCCTGCTGATCTTCACCCTGATCCTCAGCGACTTCTTCGACACCATGGGCACGGTCGTCGGCGTCTCCCAGGAGGCCGGGCTGCTCGACGAGAACGGTGACGTCCCGAACATCGGCCGCGTCCTGCTGATCGACGGAGCGGCCGCCGCCGTGGGCGGAGCAGCCTCCGCCTCTTCCAACACCGCCTACATCGAGTCCGCGGCGGGCGTCGGCGAGGGCGCCCGTACCGGCTTCGCCTCCCTGGTCACCGGCGCCCTCTTCGCCGTCGCACTCTTCCTCACCCCGCTGGCCACCGTCGTCCCGGCCCAGGCCGCGGCGCCCGCGCTCATCGCGGTCGGCTTCCTGCTGATGTCGCAGGTCCGCCACATCGAGTGGGAGAGCTACGAGATCGCCATCCCGGCGTTCCTGACGATCGCCGTCATGCCGTTCACGTACTCGATCACCAACGGCATCGGCGCGGGCTTCCTCGCCTACGTCGTGATCAAGGCCGCGCTCGGCAAGGCGCGGGAGGTCCACTGGCTGCTCTGGGCCACCTCGGCCCTGTTCCTGGTGTACTTCGCGATCGACCCGATCGAGCAGCTGCTCGGCGTCAAGTGA
- a CDS encoding rhamnogalacturonan acetylesterase codes for MSLTRRRTAAALAALPLALAALPAEARGREPRPRPRTVHIAGDSTAAQKYSDAAPETGWGMALPFFLGQGLRVANHAMNGRSSKSFVDEGLLAALLPEVRPGDFLFIQFGHNDEKTTDPLRGTDPWTTYQDHLRLFVTEARARHARPVLLTPVERRRFAEDGTAKASHGEYPAAMRALAAEERVPLIDTQALTLARWQELGPEATQDYFNWLAPGTSPNYPDGVQDNTHFQPRGAVDVARTTARALLDARVLAPGDVRRLDALVPAGWITWPPPSEPQP; via the coding sequence GTGTCACTCACCCGCAGACGGACGGCGGCCGCGCTCGCGGCCCTGCCCCTCGCTCTTGCCGCACTGCCGGCCGAGGCGCGGGGACGGGAACCACGCCCCCGTCCTCGTACCGTGCACATCGCCGGTGACTCGACGGCCGCGCAGAAGTACTCCGACGCGGCCCCCGAGACCGGCTGGGGCATGGCCCTGCCCTTCTTCCTCGGGCAGGGGCTCCGTGTCGCCAACCACGCGATGAACGGCCGGAGTTCCAAGAGCTTCGTCGACGAGGGCCTGCTCGCCGCACTGCTCCCCGAAGTACGCCCTGGCGACTTCCTGTTCATCCAGTTCGGCCACAACGACGAGAAGACCACCGACCCGCTCCGCGGCACCGACCCCTGGACCACCTACCAGGACCACCTGCGCCTCTTCGTCACCGAGGCCCGCGCCCGGCATGCCCGGCCCGTCCTGCTCACCCCGGTCGAGCGTCGCCGTTTCGCCGAGGACGGCACCGCCAAGGCCAGCCACGGGGAGTACCCGGCGGCGATGCGCGCCCTCGCCGCCGAGGAGCGGGTCCCGCTGATCGACACCCAGGCGCTCACCCTCGCCCGCTGGCAGGAACTGGGACCCGAGGCCACCCAGGACTACTTCAACTGGCTGGCGCCCGGCACGTCGCCGAACTACCCGGACGGCGTGCAGGACAACACGCACTTCCAGCCGCGCGGCGCCGTCGACGTCGCCCGGACCACCGCCCGCGCCCTGCTGGACGCCCGGGTGCTCGCCCCCGGCGACGTGCGCCGGCTCGACGCCCTCGTCCCGGCCGGGTGGATCACCTGGCCGCCACCGTCCGAGCCGCAACCCTGA